The Euphorbia lathyris chromosome 4, ddEupLath1.1, whole genome shotgun sequence genomic interval tagtagtcattttccaggtcagtaatactgactttacctttccttgcccactgcgcttgtattctttgggcaaaatagttaaaactaattcgcttacccaggacagtaacaatcaaagacaccttccacttctctctaagctcacgcttctctgcagcggaaagtctaatgaccggacagagaggatcctcctggccattatcttcctcatcaaaatccgagaacatatcatcagaatctcccaccattaaaacttcctctaaaaccagctcttcctcagccacccccatgaccgtgtccttccaagagtttttaccaatctcgctcatctgaaccctacgtctgggggagaccgtcttcccatgagctactcctacaacacccacccttcccgaattattagaaacatccagacccgaggcagcctgcctccccgtcgtagcccctgccttcccctcacagcccggaggagaggatcccgtgcaaggcactgcgccgacagccccagcccactgcccgaccgaggagccggcagcgcctgggcagtgcccggcactatcggcgcatatatatagtaaaacttttataaaataataatgctggaccataaaattttattaattaaaagagttattaattaattaataaattaatatttattaatttatagagtgattttaaatttttttaaataaaatttaaattactaatttaaataaatttttttttgtctaaaatcaatgaataaataaaattaaatgtatattatataaattaattaaacttaaaagttcattgtatttatgttaaaaatattcaatgtatgatagttaaaaatattcaagttATGACAGATCGTAGATGTCAATTGTCACCTCGTAATCGTCGATCTACTTAGCATTAGAAGTTTTTTTAAGACATTTTGCATCGAATAGCAATTATGtattaaagtatatttttttcaattaatgctttttttttgtctaaaatcaatgaacaaataaaattaaagatacattataaattaattgaattcacaagttcattgtatttatgtaaaaatattcaatgtatcataattaaaaaatattcagaGTGTAtcatggtattttttttttggtagtgTATACTTTTTAATTACTAACCTATCCCCAAGCTCCTTATTATTTAAGTGGAACAACCATTCCAATCCAACTAGTACAAAGTTTCCAAAcaccaaaaagaaaaaacaatggCTTCCGCAGTAATAACTCTGATTGCATTtcacatcttcttcttcttcattgcacaaaattatttaagtggaGCAACCATAGTAACAACTCCGATTGTAGTAGAAACCATCTCTTTCTCACCGGCGGTCAAACCTCCAGCCTCAACTAAGTCGCTCTTCCTCGCCGGCGCAGGTTTGGATTCCACCAGTACTCTCATTGTGTTTATTAATtcttttgtttaattattaacatagattgaattgaattgaatcaGGTGTTAGAGGAATGGAAATCGACGGGAAGTTCGTGAAGTTCACAGCGATCGGTGTTTATTTAGAGGAGGAAGCAGTACCGTTGCTGGCCGTTAAGTGGAAGGGGAAAAATGCTCAAGAGCTGAATGATTCCGTTGAGTTCTTCACAGAGATCGTTACAGGTACGCTGAATACATGATTTTATGCTAAAAATTCAGTATTGAACCTTTATAACtatatttaaattatgtatttgTAATTGTGAAGGTCCGTTTGAGAAGTTCGTGAGGGTAACAATGATATTGCCATTAACTGGTCAAGAATATTCAGAAAAGGTTGCAGAAAACTGTGTTGCCATTTGGAAATCAATGGGAATTTACTCAGAAGCACAAGCTAAAGCCATCGACAAATTCTTAAACATCTTCAAAGATGAAAAATTCTCTGTTGGTTCTTCTATACTTTTCACACATTTATCCAATGGATCCCTAGCCGTAAGTAACTAAACATGTTTATGTTATGATACTACtttgaattaatgataattaattaatgaaattgaATTAATGATCCCTTGCAGATTACATTCTGGAAAGAAGGGTCAATACCAGAAACAGAAAATGGAGTGATAGAGAATAAACTATTATCAGAAGCAGTTTTGGAATCAATTATTGGTAAAGAAGGTGTTTCTCCTGCAGCAAGAAGCAGTATTGCTTCAAGGTTATCACAGAGTTTCTAGTTGAAAATGGCAACTCAGATGTCAATTagtttctttttgtaaataagTATGCAAATAAATGCCTACAACTCTATAAATTACAATTCAAAACAATAGCATCTGTCACATTATCTTTTACATTCATCCTTTTCTGGTTGGCAAAAGGATTATTCTTGCCTATTTCCAAAAATTATTTACATTCCATATTTccaaataattttataaaattaatccaaaatTACCAAACCAACTATGGGTAATCATCACCCCTCACTTAGCAAGAAACTAGACGAATACCCGGGTGTTGCACGGATGCTATATATAATATGATGATATTATAATTTTGACATATAAACAAAACAGTGAAATAATAATCCAATATTTTCACCATATTTCTATTGTTATCAAGCCAGCCATGTATTGTTAAATAAAagtttattatttaaaatttcaataatagagcttacctatgtcttgggaggtcatgggttcgaatcacatccgagtCTGGTgaggatttttatttcttttttaatgtaagtgcattgcgcaaattttaaaaaaaataaaataaataatggaaccacattaaaaaaaatcctttagtataatataattaaattaaacaaagCCTTAAAATATGAGGAATGTACATCATAAAGATAAGCTATCTATACCTCAAAATGGTAAACAAATGACTTCTGACGGAAATGATGAACAAAAGGAAGATTATATTGTCTCATCCACTTGGATATCTTGTGAAGAAGATTCTGTCATAAGGCAAATATATTGAAAACCAATTTAATgtattttagaaaattaaatttccatccAACAATAACATCTTCCATTACATATACATCATAGCAAAGAGAAATGAAAAATGAATATGGCTGAAGGAGACAATAATCGAAAAATGAATATGCTCCCAAACTCTTTATGTTAGATATCGAGTGCAAATGGTATTTAATAAATTTAGTTACGAACatataaaagatacaaatttaCAGGTTTTAGAAAGTGAGGAAGATGAATAAAGTATATAATTGGTGGGGTTAATAATTTTCATCAGTTGACACTGtgtaaaactataacataaaccATTGCAACATATAaatcaaaatgaatttttaaCGAAATACAATTATTTTATACAAAAATATTGCAGAAGGATATCAAGAAAATAATCTGAAGATTAATATTATAACACTGAAAAATTTAACAGCATATAGAACAAAAACATAGAAcatatgaataaaaaaaattcaatgagTAAATTAGAATGAGATTgagtttaaattaattttgagtaCTTGGTGGGTGAAGAGGATGGTGCCCTAGCCGCTCCCTGCCGCCGCCGATCTTGACAACCACCGATCTTTTGCCATGGCTGAGCCACCGCCCTACGCGATTGCTCACCTATTCGAGCGATCGGCCTTTTCGAAGGCCTCATCTCCGACTTCAGAACGTCCTCAAGCAGTAACCCCTGCTCCGTCCTTTGCTTCGGTGGTTAGCAAATCAGCGAACCCAATTTCAATTCTGGCGCCGTCGCAGCCCATGGTCACGGAGGAAGGTGGGTTCAAGGCAGTTAGGGTGCAACAGTCGATCTACGAAGAAAGAATCAAGTCGTTCGAACACTCTGTCATTGGGCGGTTGTCGCTGACGAAGGGGGATCGACCATGGAAACATCCCGAATTAAAACAAAAGCTAAATCAGCTATGGAGCCGTTCAAAATTTGGAGTCTAGGAGCTGTTTCTCTCAAGCCTGGCATCATGCGCTTCACCCCATGGTCCCCCGAATTCAACCCCGACTCTCACAAATCCACCTCTGCTCAGGTATGGGTTAGACTTTATAATCTCCCCTGGGAATTTTAGGACCCCCGCATCCTTGCAAGCATAGCTCGAGTGGTAGGTATACCAATtcttttttatcaaaacactgtTAACGGGGAATTTGGGCATTATGCTAGAGTTCTTACTGATGTTGATTTGTCCAAAGAAATTCAATCAAAAATCCGGGTTGACACTGATAATAGGAAACACTGGGTCTATCTGGAATATGAACACTTGCCTCCTATTTGTTCAGTCTGTTCTAACATTGGTCATGCAGCTGCCAACTGTCGGAAAAACACTTACAGGGAACCACCAAAACAAACTCAGAGAGAAGGGAAACAACATATGCCAGCAGCAAAGGCAACTTATAGGGAGGATCTAGTCCAAGACCCGTCCAACTCTACCGCTGCTACGAAAACCGCAGATGTGAACTATTTGCAGATGGTGGTTCATGAAAGCacaagccacactaaatggggTGATCTGAGTGATGAGGGAAGTAGACCAGAGACAGACACTGAATCGCAGGGGCAACTCCATGTGCAGAATATTATCCCTAAACAAGTTATGCCTCTGTCCGGAGATACAAAATGGGCTAGAAGCCTTTGGGTAGATCAAAACAGCACATTGACTATCCCAGATCATCAGGAAGACGACTCCTCCTGGACGAAAGCGaaatcaaaaaagaagaagtcAGGCTCCGAATTGGCTGTTAGCAACTATGAGTAATCATCACCCCTCACTTAGCAAGAAACTAGACGGATACCCGTGTGTTGCACGgatactatatataatatgatGATATTATAATTTTGACATATAAACAAAACAGTGAAATAATAATCCAATATTTTCACCATATTTCTATTGTTATCAAGCCAGCCATGTATTGTTAAATAAAagtttattatttaaaattttaataatagagcttacctatgccttgggaggtcatgggttcgaatcacatccgggtctggtgaggatttttatttcttctttaatgtaagcgcattgtgcaaattttaaaaaaaataaaataaataatggaACCATTAAAAAAATCCTTtagtataatataattaaattaaacaaagCCTTAAAATATGAGGAATGTACATCATAAAGATAAGTTATCTATACCTCAAAATGGTAAACAAATGACTTCTGACGGAAATGGTGAACAAAAGGAAGATTATATTGTCTCATCCACTTGGATATCTTGTGAAGAAGATTCTGTCATAAGGCAAATATATTGAAAACCAATTTAATgtattttagaaaattaaatttccatccAACAATAACATCTTCCATTACATATACATCATAGCAAAgagaaatgaaaaataaatatggcTGAAGGAGACAATAATcgaaaaatgaaataaattagCAGAATTGAAATTTTAGAAAGACACAAACATGCTTGGAGAGATTCTACTTCAACAACTCATCTGATCATCAAAAATAGAAATTTCATAAGCATGAAAATTCGAAATGATTAAAGTGCTTCAGATAAACACCATAATTTCAATATATCAAAAATATTCCACCATAATTATACCTTGATATTAATTCTTTGATGGTTCAAATCCGCCCAACCGAATCACCATCATACTTTCAATTTTATCTATGTAAATGATGCATGGAATATGCTCCCAAACTCTTTATGTATATCGAGTGCCAATGGTATTTAATAAATTTAGTTACGAACATATAAAAGATACAAAGCTACAGGTTTTAGAAAGTAAGGAAGATGAATAACATGGTATAAAATATTGATGTTAGCATTAGATGTAGATAAATAGGACATCCTGGCTTATGTTTTTCTAAACCAGTAGAGcttcttttgtttatttttttaaagtttatgaTACTTATTCATAgcaatttatattttataaagtaTATAACTAGTGGGGTATAACATAAACCATTGCAACATATAaatcaaaatgaatttttaaCGAAATACAATTATTTTATACGAAAATATTACTGAAGGATATCAAGAAAATAATCTGAAGATTAATATTACAACACTGAAAAATTTAACAACATACAGAACAAAAACATAGAACAAGAAGAAAAGAGGAATCAAAAGTATACGCACAATGAGAATTTGCAGATGACTTCGAATCTAGGTAAAAAGGCGCGCACACACTACATAGGATAAATTGAAGATAAAAAGAATAATAGAGAATCTCACCATAATATGATGCCCAGCGGAAGGAGTGATTTGAGCTCCAAAAGAAGCAATTCATCAAATGTGCTCCAAATATTATAACAACAATAGAAATTGGAATGTGAAATTCATTGtatcaaagaaaaacacaatagaTGAATGAGGAAATAACATTAATAACTAAGATTGAGAAGAATTCGTGAGAGAGACATAAGATGGTTTGAAGCAGTTATGGCAGAACCAATTGATATTGGAAGAGGGGAAGCAGTTTTAAAACTGGGTACATGAGAAGCAGTTGAGGAAGTGGGGAGAAAAATAGTTAAGAGGGTAATACGTGCTggtggaaataattaattttttataaaaattcttctttttttaatattcttGAGAAATCACGTCAGCCTCTGgatgctctaattttcttacaCATCAACCATTTGTCTACTCATTTAGAATATAGTAATTGATAATAGATGAAGATAATTAAACCTCACGACTAGAATTGGATCAACTGTTTCTTTAACaaaatgttctaaaaaaaacaatattttacattataattctttataatgttatttttataccttctatCTACCATTGACCATCGTCTCTTTTAATTTTCGGACCAATTAGGTCACGGGTTGTGGTTATAGGAGCACCCACACACAATAAATCCTCAGTCGACCATCGGTTCTAGTATTGAAATTAAAGTTGTCTAGATTTGAATGAAATAActgaataacaaaaaaaaatgaaggaaaaagaaaaggataTTATGTTTGCcaggggcggatgtagggggGATCAAAATGGGTATTTTCCCCCCCCccatccaaaaaaaaattagtctaaAGAAgggttaatgtgcaaaaatactcctaacgtctaaaattatgcaattttatccctaatgttggaagccaatagcagctttaccccctaacgttgataaattgggtcaatttgagaaaatattcatcaaactatcttctcggttatgaatcttgtcatctacaacacatgcgttattttatcagtaacaaatcacaaacatatgttaggatgtgaaaaaaataagaaaaaaatattaaaaaaatattgtcttttgtacgaattagacaaaaaaaattcaaaaaattcaccgaatttataaatattaatctccaattttattattaaattacaaaaaacattatatcctttttttagaattgctcttggctacaaacattagggataaaattgcaccattttaaatgttaggggtattgctcctgacccaaaacgttagcgatatttgatgcgtaacaacccgagaatcccggaaatggatgattacgagtcggaaacattaaaatttatgttttttatcaaaaaaatcatgaaaataatgcataataattgaacgattttgcatttttcgtcaccaaaaattgaacaatttttgtcataaaaaagtaacaattttgcatttattgtctaatttttttttacgtagAGTTTTGCCCCCCCCCctcctccctcaaatcctggatccgccactggtAATAATTAACACAATATTTAAATCTCCAAACCATTATATAAACTAAATAAGatttaaaaagaaagacatatttattataaatttatggatttatcaaagattttagaAAGcacgagaatttttttttttttttgaggaaagCCATAATTTAATCGAAAAAACATCACCACAAAGTGTAGTAGTTATTTTAAAATtgcaataaaaatattatacaagAACGGAAAAGAATCTCTTGCAAACATGTCAACATGACCAATAGATTATGACTTTAACAATTTCCAAAAACTATAatcaagcaattataaaaagttattagttaatttatttacaaattgtaaatttacattattttaaaataaaatattaatatcactatatgtaaatgatataaaattttaaaaatattaaaatgttaaatttatgtACGAAAAATTTATCACCCGCTAGTTGCACTTTATTAAATTGCCATATCCATAGTAAAGTGTATAGTTATATGAACTGTacttaattaaattaaagggcTTTTTACATGAATACCATAATtcactacaaaattacaactaaatcatatcataaaacttaattctcaatatatcattttttatatatataccaaataaaatatacttttaCACCTAATTTAAAAACTCTAAATCTCAATTTATAAATGTCAAACTCTTgataatatattctaaactcttaatttataaattttaatctttaaaaataataattttattagtttgatataaattaaaattatgatttgacataattataaatagttttttaaaaataaatttctatgtaaatttctcATAATTAAATTTGAGAACATATTGAAAGTTACGTGCACTATATGCAATTTAAATTTGTGGCAAGGTGCCTCATAGAAGTGAGAAGGTCAACcatttaaaaatactaaaattgcTAAATGTTTTCTTGAAACTACAAAATTTGGAAAAAGATTGAACAACACAATTGTGTTATGTGTAATAAGATGGGTTGGAGGCCAGTGCTCTTTAACAAGTTGCAAGCTTCAAACATATGTTTGTCTACGTTTTATAAAAGAACTATGCAATAATTCATGATTCCTGATAACTTCACGTTTCTCCGGTCGAGCCAACTAATCTTTGCTTTTCGTTCCTCTCGCCTTGCTCGAGTTACTTTTCGTTCCCAGTCGAGTGACTTTTAGTTCCTTGGCTAAAATCCGGGACAGAAAAAGTAGAATTTATCAGAGGGATAAAGTACTAAAATGGACCTatagtttttggaaaagtatcaatttagtctTCACGTATAGGGTTAATATTTACAAAAGGGTATCAATTTAAGTTTCGATAATggaacgtgacacgtcatttatattattccgttaagttctatcaattgtacgtggagatagaaatcagaacttaacggtgTAATACGAACGACGTGTCACgcagtggcgaatccaggatttgagggggGGGGGTCAAAGCTTTATGTAAAATTTTTTTagactaatgtttgtagccaagagcaaaaatacccctaacattttgagtcaggagcaattttactctaacgtctaaaatggtgcaattttacccctaatgtttgtagtcaagagcaattttacccctaacgttgataaattggatcaatttcagacactattataacatacagttatttttttctttattttgcactaaTTGCACATCACTTTGTTCTTaaaaaaaggatataatgttttttgtaatttaataataaaattggagattaatatttataaattcggtgaattttttgaattttttttgtctaattcatacaaaagacagtatatttttaatatttttttattattattattttcaaatctcaacatatgtttgtgatttgttactgataaaataacacatttgtgaagtgtagatgataagattcatgaccgagaagacagtttgatgaataatttcttaaattgacccaatttatcaacgttaggggtaaaactacttttggcttccaacattagggataaaattgcatcattttagacgttaggggtaaaattgctcctgacctaaaacgttagggtatttttgcactttaactattctttttggacaaaaaaaaatttttttttaagggatgaatggggggggggggggggcaaatgccccctttgacccccTAAATCCGCCACTGGTGTCACGTTTCATTATCGAAGttagtgctattttgtaaattttgagcctaaattgatacatttttttaaacattaaacctatattgatgttattttataGCGTAGAGTCAGGCCCGTCTTAAACATTTGAGGGGCCCTGTGCGAATACAATCAAGTCTTAATACAATTTTAagctaatataaattttttacatGATCATTCTCAATTTCGACATTAACGTGATCATTCTCAGTCGTTACCACATCTTCAACGATAACACTTTGATTTTCAAGAGGAAAATGTGACTCTTTCGTAATGAACTTATCAAGAGCTCCTCTTTGAGACTGAATTAACACGtcgatttttttctttttcatatcCAGATTCATATTTTCTAATTTTAGGAGGCATAATTAAAGAACTCAAAGCAATGTTTCAAGTATTTAATATTAAATACAACGTAAATAAAATAACATACAAAATTGTAAATGAAAATGATAAGCAGATCGAAACAACATGAAAGAAAGACTGAAGGTTCAAAGTTAAAATCAGTAAAATACTATGCCACTCTCCATTTTTAGCCAAACAAAATTCAACCtaaaaaatttattagtttACAAAAAAACAGAAGCAAATTAATAGAATTTAAGTATGTGTTGTTGATAATAAAAACAATTTGTATGTTTTGTTGTTGAtaataaaaaactaatttttttttgtcttgcaCTGAGATTTTTATAAACTGTACAAAAGGTTTTTGATTTAAAATAATGATAATGaatcaattaatttaataattacctTGAATTTGGGATTCCCAAATTTGTTGCCGGCATAAGACAAATGTAGTGGCATCGAGATCCCCATTGCTGATTACTTTTCAGGAGAGGGAACAAAGTAAGGTCAGGGAGAGGTTCAGATTTGAGGAAGCTTGGATACAGGAAGATGGTTTTGACGAGCTTGTTCAGGGATGTTGGGACAGGAATAGACGAGCGACAGTGTTGGGAAGAATGGCGGCTTGTAGTTTGGAGATGGATGAATGGGGTCGTCAATTTCGAAGAAGGTTCAGGGGACGAATTGAGGCATGTAAAAGACAACGGGAAGGTCTGCGAGATAAAGTTGATAGAGTTCCCATCGAAATGTATTTACAAGCAAAGAGGAGACTAAACATGTTACTAGAACAAGAGGAGACGTACTGGAGGCAAAGGGCGAAGGTCTTTTGGTTAGCTGCTGGAGATACAAACTCGAAATTTTTTTCATGCAAACGTAAATGCCAGAAGACAGATGAACAGAATCGAATGCTTGATAAATGAGAGAGATGAGGAAATAACTAATGCAGCAGGTATGGAGGAGGTAGTCAAAAGCTATTTTGAGAAGCTGTTTAATGAAGGAAGTGTAGCAGGACTAAGAAACGTAGATGGGCTGATTGAGAAGGTCACAACAGATATGAATAATCAACTGGTGACTGAATTCACATTGGAGGAATTTATTGAGGCAGTTTTCCAAATGCACCCGGAGAAATCCCAGGGTCCTGATGGACTGAATCCAGGTTTTTTCCAACATTTCTAGCCCTTAATTGGAAGGGATATTTTTTCTGCTTGTCTAAGTTGGTTAAATAAATGTGAGTTCCCTCCAAATTTGAATGATACAATTGTAACACTGATCCCTAAGTGTGAAAACCCTAGGAAAATGACTGATTTGAGACCTAT includes:
- the LOC136227515 gene encoding chalcone--flavanone isomerase-like; the encoded protein is MASAVITLIAFHIFFFFIAQNYLSGATIVTTPIVVETISFSPAVKPPASTKSLFLAGAGVRGMEIDGKFVKFTAIGVYLEEEAVPLLAVKWKGKNAQELNDSVEFFTEIVTGPFEKFVRVTMILPLTGQEYSEKVAENCVAIWKSMGIYSEAQAKAIDKFLNIFKDEKFSVGSSILFTHLSNGSLAITFWKEGSIPETENGVIENKLLSEAVLESIIGKEGVSPAARSSIASRLSQSF